The Hippoglossus stenolepis isolate QCI-W04-F060 chromosome 1, HSTE1.2, whole genome shotgun sequence DNA segment CATGCAGCTGTGTATTTGAGGAGGGTTGTGAGCTCTCCAGACTCCTGGGTTTCGACATATTTTGAATTCATATGCTCAGCATTAACAGAGATCACATAGTGGTCCCTTGATAATCTGCCTCAAAGATAAGACATACCTTTGGTGAATGCCTACAAATAAACTCACTCCATTTTCCCCCCTggcaatttaaaatatttcaagtGCTTCATAACACATTCCTCAAAATCAGCATCAACTGTCACTCCTCTCATGTGTCACAGGCTTTCAAGATTTGGTTAAACTTCCCGaacaaaataagaaatagaGGATACATTGTGTTAGTTCACCAATATCCAAGCGTACTGTACCTATCTGTTCCTGCCGGTACACACTTCCAACACTCATATTGGGGTTCTCAACGGCAGAGTTTGGAGAACTTCTTCCTGCAGGAATGGGTTGCAGGAAAGGAGGTTGGGGTCTTCCAAATGGAGGAAACTGCTCATATTGAGGGCTCCTGATTTGTGGTTGCACTGCCGGTCCAGTCCTGTCCACTAACATCGGTGTGGCCTGGTTGGGAATGGGGGCAGGGACAGCAGGAGCCGTGTCCTCATTGAAGAGACTGTGGGTGTATCTGCGGTCCAGACCATCTGCGAATGGTGGTTGTGCAGCACGTGCAGGAACGGCAGGAACGGCAGGAACGGCAGGAACGGCAGGAACCGCAGGAACGGACCCGTAGCTGTAAGACTGGAAGTAACGGTAGCCATCATCAGTAAAATCGGATGGGGAGCCAGGGAGCACTGGGGCTGCACCACCTGCATACCCTCCTCCAGGATAAGCCTGGCCAACACCGTATCCTCCAACGGGATATCCTCCACCACCAACAGGTTGAAAGGGAGGCTCATAGCTCCTGACTGGTGCCTCCAAATAACTAGGGTCATAAGGCACTGGTTGATAGGGAGTCTGTTGAGGAAACTGGTATTGTGGGTAGGATGGTAAATTataagaggatgaagagaaagacgaggatgatgatgaggaggatgaagagcctGTGGATGGCCTGAAGCGACTGGCAGATGATCCCTGGAACTGGCTCCCACCTGTGTTGCCTGCAGTTAATCTCCAATTATCAGGTACTTGCCCAAAGCCAAAAGGATGTCTTGCCTGCCCACGGACAGTCTCAGAGGACCCTCTTGAAGGGGCCTGTCGGCGGACATTACCTCCCTGAGGCCTGCCTGGTGAGCGTGGATGAGAATCTGCCACAACCACCCTGGGAGCTCTGTCCTGGGCCCCTGCTCGAGCAGGGACATATTCAGCTCCACTGTTAAGCAGGCTAAACACCCGGCCATTGTTCTCCCACTGAATCACCTGCCTCCATGGGGTGGCAGAGCCGTCCTGCCCCTGGCCCTGGCCCTGACTCTGGCCCTGACTCTGGCTCTGTGCAGCAACTTGAGCCTGCCCTGAGCCCAGCAGGGTGAATACCAAACATCCCACAACAGTAGACAACATACTGGTTCCAAAGACACCGCAACTCAccacactggaaaaaaaaccctcccAGTCCACCAGAGGCTAAAACTCAAACCACCTGTAGCTGTGTCAATAAAACATGCGGGTCGTCTTCCCACAGCTTGAGAGCGAGTGTTGAGACAGATGCAGGGTTGAGAAGCAGGCCTGCGGTTGAGTGCATCTGCAGGGTTTCACTGCCAGCAACAGACGAGGATGAATGTGCAGTCAGGAGCAATCACACCCAGGAGAGTCAAAGTGGGCTTCAGGAGACCCACTGGTGGTGTTACCGTCTGTTAGTGCTATGAGAATATGTCCTGAATTCTTGTCGGTCTGCTGGCTCGCCTGTCAGTAGACTGAGCATTGCTCTCTGCCTTCTAAAAAGAAGTGCCTGTGCACTACAAGACTGCAAGCTTCTATTTGCCTGATTGCTTACAATGGGCTGTGAAAAAATCTcaaactttcttctttttttttttaacagtggtCTCACATGGCCCTAGTGCTAGTGATGTTTCCTGGCCTGCAGCAGCCAGAGCTCCAGAGTCAACATTACCATCTGTGAAGGCATTCAGTCATACTGTACAAAACATCTCACGTTCAACGGCTGGAATTCTTTGCTCATCTTGTTACAAGCACAAACACCATGAACCTGATTTTTCCACTTTGTTCAAACGCTTGTTATCTCGTTGCTTTTCCTTTAAACCTTTAGCAGTTACAATAAACATGTGCAGATGGAAAATTACCTAATTGGTAACAGGGGCATCCTGTCCCAGAGATCCACTGATGCAATtcacacaatacacaacacttttcttttcaacgGCATCCTATGGTAAAATATAACATAAGGCGTTGTTGAGATAAGTCATGTGTGTGGTATTTGCAAACAATAAGTAAAGAAACAGAATATAGTCTCTGTTGATATGAACTCATGTCAATGAAATAATGTCAGCCCTTCAAAACAATTCTCTGTTTGTGTGGTAGATATGTTGAGAAATGTGTTCGGCACACCCCACCCTAAGAAATATCAAACTGTGGTCAATTAGGTAAGTGTTCAAAgccctcctcccacacacaggcacgtgcgcgcacacacacacacgcacacacacacacacctctccaccCCTCGTTCCCCTCGCTGCCTGTAGTGCACTGAATGCACAAAAGACATGCATACATGCCTGGCTCCCCGGCAAGACAAcactgtgtgtgctgttgtcTGTGAACACTATCAAAGCCCTGTTGCTCCATGAGACcctcatttacacacatgttCTGAGAGACAAGTCATTAGTTAGCACAATCCCGGTGGGATTTGAAACAGCTCGGTTACTGTTCCCCTTGATTGTGCATGCAGACAGAACCAGATCTCACCGTTGTTATCAAAGTGAGCCGTTTGCGAGGTAGTTTCCTTGGACTGCTTTACATGGGCAACAATCACATACCAGAGAAAGGACAACAGACCCACGGGGCTGTAGCAGTCAGTGTTTCACTTTGTCCCTCTGAAACAGTACCCTGAAAAAGATCTCGCTCCACAAACTACAAAGGGAAGATTCAACATCAGTGGAGCGCATGAATATGGATATGGTAtcaatatgtatatttacagtatacaTTACATCTGGCTCTACTGACAGGAGCTGTTCCCTCACACTACGACGACTAAA contains these protein-coding regions:
- the loxl1 gene encoding lysyl oxidase homolog 1; this translates as MLSTVVGCLVFTLLGSGQAQVAAQSQSQGQSQGQGQGQDGSATPWRQVIQWENNGRVFSLLNSGAEYVPARAGAQDRAPRVVVADSHPRSPGRPQGGNVRRQAPSRGSSETVRGQARHPFGFGQVPDNWRLTAGNTGGSQFQGSSASRFRPSTGSSSSSSSSSSFSSSSYNLPSYPQYQFPQQTPYQPVPYDPSYLEAPVRSYEPPFQPVGGGGYPVGGYGVGQAYPGGGYAGGAAPVLPGSPSDFTDDGYRYFQSYSYGSVPAVPAVPAVPAVPAVPARAAQPPFADGLDRRYTHSLFNEDTAPAVPAPIPNQATPMLVDRTGPAVQPQIRSPQYEQFPPFGRPQPPFLQPIPAGRSSPNSAVENPNMSVGSVYRQEQIGFPDLVPDPNYVQASTYIQRAHMYSLRCAAEEKCLSSSAYGPETSDYDVRVLLRFPQRVKNKGTADFMPNRPRHTWEWHSCHQHYHSMDEFSHYDLLEASTGRKVAEGHKASFCLEDTTCDFGHLKRYACTSHTQGLSPGCYDTYNADIDCQWIDITDIKPGNYILKLQVNPKFLVKESDFTNNVVRCNIHYSGRFVRTTNCKIAQS